From one Triticum aestivum cultivar Chinese Spring chromosome 4B, IWGSC CS RefSeq v2.1, whole genome shotgun sequence genomic stretch:
- the LOC123092786 gene encoding thaumatin-like protein 1 isoform X2, translating to MGIQRVCVVVALLCICLREGGAVTFTFLNRCTGTVWPGILSNAGTARIEPTGFALPPGAARALPFPTGWSGRMWARTGCAQDAAGRFACATGDCGTGTLECAGRDGATPATLAEFTLDGGGHNDFYDVSLVDGYNLPILVEPAGSSPTGTTCAAAGCSADLNLRCPTELRSAGGGACRSACDAFGKPEYCCSGAFANPNTCHPTAYSQAFKLACPRSYSYAFDDPTSTFTCAGGRDYTITFCPVATPRSCVVNHTMICTHC from the exons ATGGGAATCCAAAGAGTTTGCGTCGTCGTTGCTCTGCTTTGTATATGCCTGAGAG AGGGTGGAGCTGTGACATTCACGTTCCTGAACCGGTGCACGGGGACGGTGTGGCCGGGCATCCTGTCCAACGCCGGGACGGCGAGGATCGAGCCCACGGGCTTCGCGCTCCCGCCCGGCGCGGCGCGCGCGCTGCCGTTCCCGACCGGCTGGTCAGGCCGGATGTGGGCGCGCACGGGCTGCGCGCAGGACGCGGCCGGGCGGTTCGCGTGCGCCACGGGCGACTGCGGCACCGGCACGCTGGAGTGCGCCGGCCGGGACGGGGCGACGCCCGCGACACTGGCGGAGTTCACGCTCGACGGCGGCGGGCACAACGACTTCTACGACGTGAGCCTCGTGGACGGCTACAACCTGCCGATCCTGGTGGAGCCCGCGGGGAGCAGCCCCACCGGCACGACGTGCGCCGCGGCGGGCTGCTCAGCGGACCTGAACCTGCGGTGCCCCACGGAGCTCCGgtctgcgggcggcggcgcgtgccgGAGCGCGTGCGACGCGTTCGGCAAGCCGGAATACTGCTGCAGCGGCGCGTTCGCCAACCCCAACACCTGCCACCCCACAGCCTACTCGCAGGCGTTCAAGCTGGCGTGCCCGCGCTCCTACAGCTACGCCTTCGACGACCCCACCAGCACCTTCACCTGCGCCGGCGGCCGCGACTACACCATCACCTTCTGCCCCGTCGCCACCCCAAG GTCGTGCGTGGTTAATCACACCATGATTTGCACGCACTGTTAG
- the LOC123092786 gene encoding thaumatin-like protein 1 isoform X1, whose amino-acid sequence MGIQRVCVVVALLCICLREGGAVTFTFLNRCTGTVWPGILSNAGTARIEPTGFALPPGAARALPFPTGWSGRMWARTGCAQDAAGRFACATGDCGTGTLECAGRDGATPATLAEFTLDGGGHNDFYDVSLVDGYNLPILVEPAGSSPTGTTCAAAGCSADLNLRCPTELRSAGGGACRSACDAFGKPEYCCSGAFANPNTCHPTAYSQAFKLACPRSYSYAFDDPTSTFTCAGGRDYTITFCPVATPSLKSAGGATVVPTPTMPGSTGFAPPMMPRQAGGQADGQGVILGDNSWLANMATGDMSAATPRTTAMIPAAPLALFILRLLL is encoded by the exons ATGGGAATCCAAAGAGTTTGCGTCGTCGTTGCTCTGCTTTGTATATGCCTGAGAG AGGGTGGAGCTGTGACATTCACGTTCCTGAACCGGTGCACGGGGACGGTGTGGCCGGGCATCCTGTCCAACGCCGGGACGGCGAGGATCGAGCCCACGGGCTTCGCGCTCCCGCCCGGCGCGGCGCGCGCGCTGCCGTTCCCGACCGGCTGGTCAGGCCGGATGTGGGCGCGCACGGGCTGCGCGCAGGACGCGGCCGGGCGGTTCGCGTGCGCCACGGGCGACTGCGGCACCGGCACGCTGGAGTGCGCCGGCCGGGACGGGGCGACGCCCGCGACACTGGCGGAGTTCACGCTCGACGGCGGCGGGCACAACGACTTCTACGACGTGAGCCTCGTGGACGGCTACAACCTGCCGATCCTGGTGGAGCCCGCGGGGAGCAGCCCCACCGGCACGACGTGCGCCGCGGCGGGCTGCTCAGCGGACCTGAACCTGCGGTGCCCCACGGAGCTCCGgtctgcgggcggcggcgcgtgccgGAGCGCGTGCGACGCGTTCGGCAAGCCGGAATACTGCTGCAGCGGCGCGTTCGCCAACCCCAACACCTGCCACCCCACAGCCTACTCGCAGGCGTTCAAGCTGGCGTGCCCGCGCTCCTACAGCTACGCCTTCGACGACCCCACCAGCACCTTCACCTGCGCCGGCGGCCGCGACTACACCATCACCTTCTGCCCCGTCGCCACCCCAAG CCTGAAATCGGCGGGTGGGGCGACGGTGGTGCCAACGCCGACGATGCCGGGCTCGACAGGGTTCGCGCCCCCGATGATGCCGAGGCAAGCAGGTGGCCAAGCCGACGGCCAGGGCGTGATACTGGGGGACAACTCCTGGCTCGCCAACATGGCCACCGGCGACATGTCGGCGGCGACGCCGAGGACGACGGCGATGATCCCGGCCGCGCCACTCGCACTGTTCATCCTCCGGTTGCTTCTATAG
- the LOC123092787 gene encoding calmodulin-lysine N-methyltransferase, with protein sequence MGSSSPSPSPEPPQSSAPAGGASNASLRWHILRRALLSRSASPHASEGTSSDPQEKGDTNKISRKTSRGFNLIECHTVPISQLNKSQGGSLNGNENGVECQRDVYVCYKLPCGGSPELNVIYRRDDSLELNDIEASNRFNIDTTGLVCCWPSEEVLAFYCINHSDMFRSKRVLELGAGYGLAGLVIAASANAGEVVISDGNPQVVGYIQQNISINAETFGQTKVKPMTLHWDQEQASDMLNSFDIIVASDCTFFKQFHRSLARTVKSLLKHSETSQAIFLSPKRGDSLNKFLDIIKEYDLCYELIENYDSTVWNLHKSYLAGDDTSWPNYNEEHCYPLLVRITFGHFV encoded by the exons ATGGGATCCTCCTCCCCTtccccgtcgccggagccgccgcagtcGTCCGCTCCTGCCGGTGGAGCCTCCAATGCCAGCCTGCGGTGGCACATCCTCCGCCGCGCCCTGCTCTCTCGCTCCGCCTCTCCCCACGCATCAG AGGGAACTTCTAGTGACCCGCAGGAGAAAGGTGATACCAACAAAATTTCAAGGAAGACGTCGCGTGGTTTTAATCTGATCGAGTGTCACACAGTGCCGATTTCGCAGTTAAATAAATCACAAGGAGGTTCATTAAATGGAAATGAAAATGGTGTGGAATGCCAAAGAGATGTTTATGTTTGTTATAAGCTGCCGTGTGGAGGTTCACCGGAACTTAATGTAAT ATACAGAAGAGATGATTCCCTGGAACTAAATGACATTGAAGCTTCCAACAGATTCAATATTGACACCACTGGACTTGTAT GTTGTTGGCCGTCTGAAGAGGTCCTTGCCTTCTACTGTATCAACCATTCAGATATGTTCAG GTCTAAAAGGGTGCTTGAACTTGGAGCCGGTTACGGATTGGCGGGACTTGTTATTGCAGCCAGTGCAAATGCTGGTGAGGTTGTTATTTCTGATGGAAACCCACAAGTAGTTGGAT ATATCCAGCAGAACATATCCATCAATGCAGAAACTTTTGGTCAAACGAAAGTTAAACCTATGACACTGCACTGGGATCAAGAGCAAGCTTCAGACATGTTGAACTCTTTTGACATCATTGTTGCAAGTGACTG TACATTTTTCAAGCAATTCCATCGAAGCCTTGCCCGGACAGTCAAATCTTTGTTAAAGCATTCAGAGACCTCGCAGGCTATCTTTCTGAGCCCGAAGAGAGGTGATTCACTCAACAAGTTCCTAGACATAATCAAAGAATATGATTTATGTTATGAGTTGATAGAGAACTATGATTCCACTGTCTGGAATCTGCACAAAAGCTATTTGGCGGGAGATGACACATCGTGGCCCAACTATAACGAGGAGCATTGCTACCCTTTGTTGGTCAGAATTACCTTTGGACATTTTGTTTGA